ATTGTCACCTGCGACTAAGCCTGAAAAAGGAGCCTTGTTTTGCGAGGCTCCTTCCCGTTCTTCCCGCCTCTCGTAGTTTCATTCCGCCGACGGTGTTACCCTTAATCCACTGGATATAAGAGGGATTATCTGTGGCTGTTCATTTACTTATTGTCGACGCGCTGAACCTTATCCGCCGTATTCACGCGGTACAGGGTACGCCCTGCAAGGATACCTGCCTGAATGCGCTGGAGCAGCTGATTCGCCACAGCCAGCCCAGCCATGTGGTCGCCGTGTTTGATGATGAGGCGCGTAACAGCGGCTGGCGCCATCAGCGTCTGCCGGATTACAAAGCCGGACGTGCGCCGATGCCGGACGATCTGCACGCCGAAATGCCAATGATACGCGCCGCCTTTGAGCAGCGCGGCGTGCCCTGCTGGGGCGCTCAGGGCAACGAAGCCGACGATCTCGCTGCCACTCTGGCGGTTAAGATCGCCAGCGCCGGCCATCAGGCCACTATTGTCTCGACGGACAAAGGCTACTGCCAGCTGCTTTCCCCCACCATCCGCATCCGCGACTATTTCCAGAAACGCTGGCTTGATGCCCCCTTTATTGCCGCTGAGTTTGGCGTATCGCCCCAGCAGCTGCCGGATTACTGGGGGCTCGCGGGGATCAGCAGTTCAAAAGTGCCGGGCGTGGCGGGCATTGGCCCGAAAAGCGCGGCTCAGTTGCTGACAGACTTTCAGGATCTGGAAGGGATTTACGCGCGTCTGGATGAGGTGCCGGAAAAATGGCGTAAAAAACTGGAGGCCCACAAAGAGATGGCCTTTATCTGCCGGGACGTGGCGCGATTGCAAACGGATTTACAGCTAGACGGGAATTTGCAGCAGCTACGGTTAGATCGAGTATGAATGTTTGCCCGGTGGCGCTACGCTTACCGGTCCTGGGGGGACGAGTGTTGTTGTAGGCCCGGTAAGCGCAGCGCCACCGGGCGTTATATACGTTATCGCTCGTCGCGACGTCCACCTACGGCAGCCCACCAGCGGCGCACGTGCACCGTCACCTCTTCGCGGTCATGGTACAGCTGACGCGCCTGGATCTCGGCATTAATGCCATGCTCCTGAAGTTGGGTCTGAATGTACGCCAGGTTCTGGGAAACCTCTTCGTAGCGTTTTTTCATCGGCAGCTTGAGGTTGAAGATCGCCTCGCGGCACCAGCCGTTGACCAGCCAGGTCGCCATCAGCGCCGCCACTTTCGCCGGTTTCTCAACCATGTCGCACACCAGCCAGGTGATGTTATTGCGGTTCGGACGATAGCGGAAACCGTCTTCACGCAGCCAGGTCACCTGCCCGGTATCCATCAGGCTTTGCGCAATCGGGCCGTTATCAATGGAGTAGACCCACATGTTGCGTTTCACCAGCTGATAGGTCCAGCCGCCCGGACAGGCCCCCAGATCCACCGCATACATGCCGTTTGCCAGACGCTCATCCCACTCGTCGGCCGGAATGAAGATATGGAACGCCTCTTCCAGCTTGAGGGTGGAACGGCTCGGCGCATCGGAAGGGAACTTAAGGCGCGGGATCCCCATATAAAACGGCGAGTTGTTAGTCGTATAAGAATACCCGGTGTAGCAACAGCCCGGGGCGATAAAGAAGACATGCACCACCGGACGCTTTGGCGTCTCGTAGTTGGTCAGTACGCCGCTGTCACGCAGCGCAGCGCGCAGCGGCACGGTGAATTTACGGCAGAACTTCATCAGCTCTTTGCTTTCGTTGGTGTCTGCAACCTCAACGCGCAGTTCACCGCCCTTCTCCACCACGCCCTGAAGCATACCGGCGATAGGGGTAATGCGATCTTCTGGCGGCAGATCCTGCAGCAGCTCGCTGGCGACAAACATCTGGCGGGCAAAAATCAGCGAGCTGAACGGCAGGTCGCGAACCAGTTTATCCGCGTCTTCTGGCTGATAGCATTCGAAAACAACATAGCCCGCATTCTCTTTAACACGAGCAAAACCAAAGACTTCACGCTTCGCGGCTTTATCAGTAATTTCCGCGGCACACTCTTTTTCAAAGCCCGGGCGACAATATAAGACAACTTTATTCATGAACAACGCCCTTGCGTTTCAGACGGAACGAACCGATTAACATTAATACCCACCCGACCAGGAAGCTGACGCCACCTACCGGGGTAACAAACGCCCACAGGCGTAAATGCGACAGCGCAAGGCAGTAGAGGCTACCGCTGAACAACACGGTACCCAGCGCCATAAATACGCTGCTCCAGTAAAACCAGATGCTGATGCGACGCTGCATCGCCACCGCCAGTCCGAAGATCGCCAGGGTATGAAACGCCTGATATTCCAGACCGGTGTGGATCCAGCCCATCTCGACCACACCCAATGATTTACGTAATACATGTGCGCCAAAGGCGCCCAGCGCAACAAAAATAAAGCCACTCACCGCGGCAAAAATCAGCATAAAACGGCTGGTCATGTTTTTGTCCTGAAGTTATGCGCGTCCTGCGCGCAAAAGAATTTACTCGTACCTGAAGCGGAATTTTTCTTGCTCGTTGGCCGCCTTTGCCAGGATCCACTGGCGAAACGCGGCTATTTTACCCAGTTCTGCCTGACTGTCATGACAAACCAGATAAAATGCGTTCTTGCTGACCAAAACATCATTAAAGGGGCAAACCAGGCGGCCTGCCTCAATCTCGGACTGCGCCATCACGTTGTTGGCCAACGCTACGCCCTGTCCGTGGATGGCAGCCTGTAACACCATCGCGCTATGGCTGAAGATGGGGCCCTGCTGCACATTTATATGGTTAAGACCGAGCTGGCGGGTATAAGTTTGCCAGTCGCGGCGAGAAGCATCGTGTAAAAGCGTGTGCTGCGCCAGATTCTCCGGCGCTTTTAACGCTTTTTCGCCTGTTAAGAGTAGTGGCGAGCAGACCGGCAGCAAATATTCTGCGTACAATTTTTCGACACGCAGGCCTGGCCAGTTACCGCGGCCATAAAAAATCGCGACGTCGACATCGTCTGCCAGCTTGTCTTCCTGACGGTCGACCGCCTGGATTCGAACGTCGATTCCCGGATAAGCTGAGTTAAAGCTGGAGAGCCTCGGCACCAGCCACTGAATGGCAAAACTGGGCAAAAGGCTGACCGTCAGGGCCCCTTTCGCACTCCGCGCCTGTAGCTTACGGGTGGCCTCGGTGAGCTGAGAAAATATCTCTTTAATATCCTGAAAATAGCTCTGCCCCTCTTCCGTCAGAAGCAGGGAACGGTTGCGGCGGCGGAACAGCTTGAGGCCCAGAAAATCCTCGAGGGACTTGATTTGATGACTTACTGCGGCCTGAGTCACAAAAAGCTCATCGGCCGCGCGGGTGAAGCTTAAATGGCGCGCGGCAGCATCAAATACACGTAATGCATTAAGTGGTGGTAATCGCTTGGACATGGTTATCTGGCTTAGATGTTAACGGCTTTTAACAAACAGGAAACAACGTTTAACCTATTAGTTTTTTTTATCTGAGCCATTATAAATTGTCCGTTGAGGAACTACCAGCAAATACCTATAGTGGCGGCACTTCCTGAGCCGGAACGAAAAGCTTTTTTTGGAATGCGTGTTCTGATGGGCTTTTGGCTTACGGTTGTGATGTTGTGTTGTTGTGTTTGCAATTGGTCTGCGATTCAGACCACGGTAGGAAAACTACCACCTTTTCACTTCCTGTACATTTACCCTGTCTGTCCATAGTGATTAATGTAGCACCGCCCAATTGCGGTGCTTTTTTTTGTCTGCTGTATCCTTACTTGTTCAGCTCAACCATCTCTTTCACATCACTGCGGTTGATCTGCTGTTTGTTCCCGTTCGCATCCTTATACGAGATCATACCGGTATCATTATCTGTCTGCGGCTTACCTTCTGACACGATGGAGCGGCCGTCATTGGTGTGCATCACGTAGTTATTACCAGAACAGGCGCTCAGGGCAAAAGTAAGCATACAGGCAGAGGCAATTGCGATAGTCTTTTTCATTTTCTTCTCCTTTAGCAATAAATGCTATTCAAAGCGTGTTTTATAACAGGCTAAAACATTCTCCAGACACACTTTCAGCATAACCTGCTTCGTCTGTTGCGCCAGGATTAACAGACAATTCCGATAGAGATCAACCTCCTTGCCCTGCCGGGGAAATTGCGCGACGATCTGATCATCACGAAGAGGAATTCCATGAACGCATTCAGCCCTGCCCATTTTCGCGCGCAGTTTCCGGCGCTGGCCGATGCTGGCGTCTATCTCGATAGCGCCGCAACCGCCCTCAAGCCTCAGGCGGTTATCGAGGCTACCCACCAGTTTTACAGCCTGAGCGCGGGCAACGTGCATCGCAGCCAGTTTGCCGAGGCGCAACGCTTAACCGCGCGCTACGAAGCGGCGCGGGATCAGGTCGCCCGTCTGCTCAATGCCGAAAGCGGTAAAAACATTGTCTGGACGCGCGGGACAACCGAAGCCATCAACATGGTGGCGCAATGCTACGCCCGCCCGCGCCTGCAGCCGGGGGATGAGATTATCGTCAGCGAGGCGGAGCATCACGCTAACCTCGTGCCCTGGCTGATGGTTGCCGAACAGACCGGCGCGAAGGTGGTGAAGCTCCCCCTGGGCGCTGATTTGTTGGCAGATGTCGCCCGCCTGCCTGAATTTATCACCCCGCGCAGTCGCATCCTCGCGCTGGGGCAGATGTCCAACGTGACCGGCGGCTGCCCGGATCTCGCCCGCGCTATCAGCCTCGCCCATGCCAGCGGGATGGTGGTGGTGGTGGATGGCGCGCAGGGGGTAGTGCATTTCCCGGCGGATGTTCAGCAGCTGGATATCGACTTCTATGCTTTCTCCGGACACAAACTGTACGGCCCGACCGGAATCGGCGCGCTGTATGGCAAAGCGGCGCTGCTGGAAGAGATGACCCCGTGGCTCGGCGGCGGCAAGATGATCACCGAGGTGACCTTCGACGGCTTCAAAACTCAGGAAGTGCCCTATCGTCTTGAAGCCGGGACGCCAAACGTCGCGGGGGTCATTGGCCTGAGCGCGGCCCTGGAGTGGCTGGCGGATATCGACCTGCAGCAGGCGGAGAGCTGGAGTCGCGGGCTGGCGACGCTGGCAGAAGAGGCGCTGAAACAACGCCCCGGTTTTCGCTCATTCCGCGTGCAGGATTCGAGCCTGCTGGCGTTCGATTTTGCCGGCGTCCATCACAGCGACATGGTGACGCTGCTGGCGGAGTACGGCATCGCCCTGCGCGCCGGTCAGCACTGCGCCCAGCCGCTGCTGGCGGCGCTGGGCGTTAACGGCACGCTGCGCGCCTCGTTTGCCCCCTATAACACCCAAAGCGATGTCGACGCGCTGGTTGCCGCCGTCGATCGCGCCCTTGCTTTACTGGTGGATTAATGACAAGCCCAACTCTGGCCGGACACCCGTTCGGCACCGTCATCACTGAAGAGACGTTAAAACAGACCTTCGCCCCGCTAAACCAGTGGGAAGATAAATATCGCCAGCTGATCCTGTTGGGCAAACAGCTGCCTGCGCTGTCCGATGAGCTTAAGGCCCAGGCGAAAGAGATCCCCGGCTGTGAGAACCGCGTCTGGCTTGGGGTCACGCGTATTGGGGATAAGCTGCATTTTTATGGCGACAGCGAAGGACGTATTGTTCGCGGCTTGCTGGCCGTGCTGCTGACGGCCATCGAGGGGAAAAGCGCCGCACAGATCCTGGGCGAAAATCCGCTGGACCTGTTTGATGCACTGGGGCTTCGCGGCCAGCTCAGCGCCTCGCGCAGCCAGGGGCTGACTGCGCTCAGTGAAGCGGTGCTGGAGGCGGCGCGTCAGGCCTGACGTTCCGCCTTCGCCATCATCTTTTTCAGGGCATGAGACACGGCGATAAAACCAAAGCTCGCGGTCACCATGGTGGCCGCGCCAAACCCGGAGGCACAGTCCATCCGTTTTGGCCCTTCTGCGGTACTCTTCATGGCACACACCGAACCGTCCGCCTGCGGGTAGACCAGCGCTTCCGTTGAAAAGACGCAGTCGATGCCCAGCTTGCCTTTACTGTTTTTCACCACGCCAAAATCGCTTTTCAGGCGCTCGCGCAGCTTAGCCGCCAGCGGATCCTGAATGGTTTTCGCCAGGTCAGTCACCTGGATCTGCGTCGGGTCAATCTGCCCGCCCGCTCCGCCGGTGGTCACCAGCGGCACTTTATTGCGACGACACCAGGCGATGAGGGCCGCTTTCGGGCGTACGCTGTCGATGGCGTCAATCACGTAGCTGTAGCCGGCGCCCATGTATTGCGCCACGTTATCGGCAGTCACGAAATCATCAATCACGGTGACGCGACATTCCGGGTTGATCTGGCGAATGCGCTCCGCCATCACCTCTGACTTTGCCAGCCCGACGCTGTCGCGCAGGGCGTGGATCTGCCGGTTGGTGTTGGTGACGCAGACATCATCCATGTCGATTAGCGTAATGGCGCCGATCCCGGTTCGTGCCAGCGCTTCCGCCGCCCATGAACCCACGCCGCCAATACCGACCACGCAGATGTGTGCATCGGCAAACAGCTGCAGGGCTTTTTCACCATATAAACGCGCGGTGCCACCAAAACGCTGGCGCCAGGCTTCGCTCATTACCACAGACATAAGACCTCAGATGTAAAAAGGGTGAGAGTTGCCCCTCACCCCGGAAAACATAGCGTCAATATTACCACACTCAGCCGCTAAACACGTTGCCCGCGCCTGCTGCGGATTTCAGCACCCATACGCGTCCGTAATGGTTATACCAGCCTGCACGGTGGCCGGCATCGGCACCAATGCCCTGATAAATATCGAAGTGCTGGCCTTTAATCGCGCCGCCAACGTCCAGCGCCACCATCAGACGCAGCTCGTACTGGCCGCTGAACTTGCCTTCATTATTCAGCAACGGGACTTCGGCCAGCAGCGTGGTGCCCGGCGGGATCACCGTCTTGTCTGAAGCCACCGACGCACGGCCAATCAGCGGTACCGCGCTGGCCCCTTTCACCGGCGCAAAGTTTTGCGGTTTAAAGAAGACAAACGACGGGTTCTGCTCCAGCAGCTCGCGCACCTCATATTCGCTGTGCTTCTCGCCCCACTCGCGGATCGCCTGCATCGACATATCTTCGCGTTTCACTTCCCCGCGATCGATCAGCACCTTACCGATACTGCGATACGCATGGCCGTTCTTGCCGGAGTAGCTAAAGAAGTTAAGCGGGCTGCCGTCACCAAAATCGATATAGCCGCTGCCCTGCACGTCCATGATGAAGTTATCCATCAGCGAGTTGCTGTAGGCGAGGACATAGTTGTCGCTCAGCGCACCCGAGTAGATTTCGGCGCGGGACGGCAGGCGGCCGCGTTTTGGCGGCATGCGGTAGATAGGATACTTGAACTCACCCTGTGCGGTATGGCGCGCCTGCACCACCGGGGTGTAGTAGCCGGTAAACTGGACGTTACCGTAGTTGTCGGTGCCTTCCATCTGCCAGGCGTCGATACCGTACTGGCGCATGGTGCGGGTATCGCCCCCGGCACGTAACCAGTCCTGCACGGCGTTATAGACGGCGTTCTGCGAGCCATACAGCCGCGGCGACGCGGTGCGGATCTGGTTTACCTGCTCCGCGAAGTCTCCGCCATTAATAGGCGCGCCCACGGCGTCCGGCTGGTTCACTAAAGAGAAAGGCTGGGTCAGTTTCCCGTCTTTATATTGCTGACCGCGATCGGTCGGTTTGGAGGAACAGGCAGCCAGAATAGCTACCATCGCGCCCGTCATCAGATACTTCGCCCAATGTCCTTTCATATATCCCATCTATAAGTTGCCCGATTCTGCGCAACGAAGATAACAAACCGGCAGGGGTATTGAAATGCGATTACCTTCCCCCACGCAAATTTTGCGCAAAAAACAGTCTAACTGTCGTTATTGCGGGCAACACAACGCCTAATTTGGTGATTTTTACGAAAAAGGGTTGCAACAAAAAGTCAGCAGAGTATAGTGCGCTTCCACGGACGCGGGGTGGAGCAGCCTGGTAGCTCGTCGGGCTCATAACCCGAAGGTCGTCGGTTCAAATCCGGCCCCCGCAACCAATTAAAATTTGATGAAGTATCTTCTGCAAAGCAGAAAGACGGACGCGGGGTGGAGCAGCCTGGTAGCTCGTCGGGCTCATAACCCGAAGGTCGTCGGTTCAAATCCGGCCCCCGCAACCAATCAAATTTAAAGAAGTACAAGCAGTACGGTGCCGCGGGGTGGAGCAGCCTGGTAGCTCGTCGGGCTCATAACCCGAAGGTCGTCGGTTCAAATCCGGCCCCCGCAACCAACACTTCTAAAAACAATAAACACCCTTTCGGGTGTTTTTTTGTTTTTGTCGCCAGCCCACCCGTAGGCCCGCGCAAGCGCAGCGCCGCCGGGCTATGGTGAGGTTATCCGCGTCTTGCCAGCGTCGCCCCATCCGAGAAGTAAGCCTTAATCCCTGACAGTATCGACTCTGCCACTTCCTGCTGGAACTTCGCCGTCTTGAGTTTGCGCTCCTCTTCCACGTTACTGATAAACGCGGTTTCCACCAGAATCGACGGAATATCCGGCGCTTTTAACACCGCAAAACCGGCCTGCTCAACGCTGTTCTTATGCAGCTTGTTCACATTGCCGAGCTTACCCAACACCGCTTTGCCAAACTTCAGACTGTCGGTAATGGTCAGCGACTGCACCATATCGAACATGGTGTGGTCGACGTAGCGATCCCCGCTCTTTCCCACCCCACCGATAAGGTCGGAGGCGTTCTGGGTATCAGCAAGATAGCGTGCGGCGGTACTGGTCGCCCCTTTTGTGGAGAGGGCAAACACCGATGAACCGCTCGGCTGACGACTGGTAAAGGCGTCCGCATGAATGGAGACGAACAGATCCGCGCGCTGCTTTTGCGCCTTCGCGACCCGCACCTTCAGTGGAATAAAGACATCTTCGTTACGCGTCATGTACGCGCGCATATTGCCTTCCCGGTCGATCAGGGCCTTCAGGCGACGGGCGATCTGCAGCACCACGTCTTTTTCCCGCGTCCGGTATTTGCCTACCGCGCCGGAGTCCTCTCCGCCGTGCCCAGGATCGAGCATGATCACAATCGGGCGATCGCGCCCGGCTTTGCCCGGCTGCGGGCCGCTTTGCGCTGGCGGCACCTGTTTTTCGAGATCGCCTTTATTGTAATCTTCCAGCAGGGCCAGCAACGGATCCTGAATATCGGTCGCGTTGGCAGGATAGAGATCCATCACCAGACGCTCTTTAAAGCCCGCCACCGGTGCCAGGGCAAACAGCTGCGGTTTCACGTTCTGCTTAAGTTCAAACACCATGCGCACGGTTTTCGGATCAAACTGCCCGACCCGCGCGGACTTGATAAAAGGATCGTCGCCGCGGATCTGGGCGCTCATCCCCTTCAGCACCGAGTTAAGATTTACGCCT
This DNA window, taken from Leclercia adecarboxylata, encodes the following:
- the xni gene encoding flap endonuclease Xni; its protein translation is MAVHLLIVDALNLIRRIHAVQGTPCKDTCLNALEQLIRHSQPSHVVAVFDDEARNSGWRHQRLPDYKAGRAPMPDDLHAEMPMIRAAFEQRGVPCWGAQGNEADDLAATLAVKIASAGHQATIVSTDKGYCQLLSPTIRIRDYFQKRWLDAPFIAAEFGVSPQQLPDYWGLAGISSSKVPGVAGIGPKSAAQLLTDFQDLEGIYARLDEVPEKWRKKLEAHKEMAFICRDVARLQTDLQLDGNLQQLRLDRV
- the csdE gene encoding cysteine desulfurase sulfur acceptor subunit CsdE; protein product: MTSPTLAGHPFGTVITEETLKQTFAPLNQWEDKYRQLILLGKQLPALSDELKAQAKEIPGCENRVWLGVTRIGDKLHFYGDSEGRIVRGLLAVLLTAIEGKSAAQILGENPLDLFDALGLRGQLSASRSQGLTALSEAVLEAARQA
- the amiC gene encoding N-acetylmuramoyl-L-alanine amidase AmiC, with the translated sequence MSGSSKALSRRRLLQGAGAMWLLSVSQVGLAAVSQVIAVRVWPSSTYTRVTVESNRVLNYKQFALSNPERVVVDIEGVNLNSVLKGMSAQIRGDDPFIKSARVGQFDPKTVRMVFELKQNVKPQLFALAPVAGFKERLVMDLYPANATDIQDPLLALLEDYNKGDLEKQVPPAQSGPQPGKAGRDRPIVIMLDPGHGGEDSGAVGKYRTREKDVVLQIARRLKALIDREGNMRAYMTRNEDVFIPLKVRVAKAQKQRADLFVSIHADAFTSRQPSGSSVFALSTKGATSTAARYLADTQNASDLIGGVGKSGDRYVDHTMFDMVQSLTITDSLKFGKAVLGKLGNVNKLHKNSVEQAGFAVLKAPDIPSILVETAFISNVEEERKLKTAKFQQEVAESILSGIKAYFSDGATLARRG
- the gcvA gene encoding glycine cleavage system transcriptional regulator GcvA gives rise to the protein MSKRLPPLNALRVFDAAARHLSFTRAADELFVTQAAVSHQIKSLEDFLGLKLFRRRNRSLLLTEEGQSYFQDIKEIFSQLTEATRKLQARSAKGALTVSLLPSFAIQWLVPRLSSFNSAYPGIDVRIQAVDRQEDKLADDVDVAIFYGRGNWPGLRVEKLYAEYLLPVCSPLLLTGEKALKAPENLAQHTLLHDASRRDWQTYTRQLGLNHINVQQGPIFSHSAMVLQAAIHGQGVALANNVMAQSEIEAGRLVCPFNDVLVSKNAFYLVCHDSQAELGKIAAFRQWILAKAANEQEKFRFRYE
- the tcdA gene encoding tRNA cyclic N6-threonylcarbamoyladenosine(37) synthase TcdA, yielding MSVVMSEAWRQRFGGTARLYGEKALQLFADAHICVVGIGGVGSWAAEALARTGIGAITLIDMDDVCVTNTNRQIHALRDSVGLAKSEVMAERIRQINPECRVTVIDDFVTADNVAQYMGAGYSYVIDAIDSVRPKAALIAWCRRNKVPLVTTGGAGGQIDPTQIQVTDLAKTIQDPLAAKLRERLKSDFGVVKNSKGKLGIDCVFSTEALVYPQADGSVCAMKSTAEGPKRMDCASGFGAATMVTASFGFIAVSHALKKMMAKAERQA
- a CDS encoding DUF423 domain-containing protein, with protein sequence MTSRFMLIFAAVSGFIFVALGAFGAHVLRKSLGVVEMGWIHTGLEYQAFHTLAIFGLAVAMQRRISIWFYWSSVFMALGTVLFSGSLYCLALSHLRLWAFVTPVGGVSFLVGWVLMLIGSFRLKRKGVVHE
- the mltA gene encoding murein transglycosylase A, with the protein product MKGHWAKYLMTGAMVAILAACSSKPTDRGQQYKDGKLTQPFSLVNQPDAVGAPINGGDFAEQVNQIRTASPRLYGSQNAVYNAVQDWLRAGGDTRTMRQYGIDAWQMEGTDNYGNVQFTGYYTPVVQARHTAQGEFKYPIYRMPPKRGRLPSRAEIYSGALSDNYVLAYSNSLMDNFIMDVQGSGYIDFGDGSPLNFFSYSGKNGHAYRSIGKVLIDRGEVKREDMSMQAIREWGEKHSEYEVRELLEQNPSFVFFKPQNFAPVKGASAVPLIGRASVASDKTVIPPGTTLLAEVPLLNNEGKFSGQYELRLMVALDVGGAIKGQHFDIYQGIGADAGHRAGWYNHYGRVWVLKSAAGAGNVFSG
- a CDS encoding YgdI/YgdR family lipoprotein — translated: MKKTIAIASACMLTFALSACSGNNYVMHTNDGRSIVSEGKPQTDNDTGMISYKDANGNKQQINRSDVKEMVELNK
- the rlmM gene encoding 23S rRNA (cytidine(2498)-2'-O)-methyltransferase RlmM; this encodes MNKVVLYCRPGFEKECAAEITDKAAKREVFGFARVKENAGYVVFECYQPEDADKLVRDLPFSSLIFARQMFVASELLQDLPPEDRITPIAGMLQGVVEKGGELRVEVADTNESKELMKFCRKFTVPLRAALRDSGVLTNYETPKRPVVHVFFIAPGCCYTGYSYTTNNSPFYMGIPRLKFPSDAPSRSTLKLEEAFHIFIPADEWDERLANGMYAVDLGACPGGWTYQLVKRNMWVYSIDNGPIAQSLMDTGQVTWLREDGFRYRPNRNNITWLVCDMVEKPAKVAALMATWLVNGWCREAIFNLKLPMKKRYEEVSQNLAYIQTQLQEHGINAEIQARQLYHDREEVTVHVRRWWAAVGGRRDER
- the csdA gene encoding cysteine desulfurase CsdA, which produces MNAFSPAHFRAQFPALADAGVYLDSAATALKPQAVIEATHQFYSLSAGNVHRSQFAEAQRLTARYEAARDQVARLLNAESGKNIVWTRGTTEAINMVAQCYARPRLQPGDEIIVSEAEHHANLVPWLMVAEQTGAKVVKLPLGADLLADVARLPEFITPRSRILALGQMSNVTGGCPDLARAISLAHASGMVVVVDGAQGVVHFPADVQQLDIDFYAFSGHKLYGPTGIGALYGKAALLEEMTPWLGGGKMITEVTFDGFKTQEVPYRLEAGTPNVAGVIGLSAALEWLADIDLQQAESWSRGLATLAEEALKQRPGFRSFRVQDSSLLAFDFAGVHHSDMVTLLAEYGIALRAGQHCAQPLLAALGVNGTLRASFAPYNTQSDVDALVAAVDRALALLVD